From a region of the Actinopolymorpha singaporensis genome:
- a CDS encoding ABC transporter ATP-binding protein produces the protein MPRASATEPATPPQADAAQQRPVLEIKGLKVHYRTTGGDVAAVDGVDLTVRRGEILGIAGESGSGKSTMAVSLLRLLRPPGYVAGGGITFHPSEGPSVDLLKVDERRLRALRWRALSYLPQGSMNSMNPVMRVGDQFRDVILEHAGQRRGEVDEMIPRLLRSMGLDPGVARMYPHELSGGMKQRVLMAMSIALEPDLVVADEPTTALDVTIQRVILQSLGDLRDQFGVTLVVISHDMGVHAQLVDRVAVMYEGRVVEVGDVRQVFKQPRHPYTRSLIESIPRIGDAPWQHQQRKGSEVR, from the coding sequence GTGCCTAGGGCCAGCGCGACCGAACCCGCGACGCCTCCGCAGGCCGACGCCGCACAGCAGCGCCCGGTGCTGGAGATCAAGGGACTGAAGGTCCACTACCGAACGACCGGCGGTGACGTCGCCGCCGTCGACGGCGTGGACCTGACCGTGCGCCGGGGCGAGATCCTCGGCATCGCCGGCGAGTCCGGCAGCGGCAAGAGCACCATGGCGGTGTCCCTGCTGCGGCTGCTCCGCCCGCCCGGCTACGTCGCCGGCGGGGGGATCACCTTCCACCCGAGCGAGGGGCCGTCGGTCGACCTGCTCAAGGTGGACGAACGCCGGCTGCGGGCACTGCGCTGGCGGGCGTTGTCGTACCTCCCGCAGGGTTCGATGAACTCCATGAACCCGGTGATGCGGGTCGGCGACCAGTTCCGCGACGTCATCCTCGAGCACGCTGGCCAGCGCCGGGGCGAGGTCGACGAGATGATCCCGCGGCTGCTGCGCTCGATGGGCCTGGACCCCGGTGTGGCGCGGATGTACCCGCACGAGCTGTCCGGTGGGATGAAGCAGCGCGTGCTGATGGCGATGTCCATCGCACTCGAACCCGACCTGGTGGTCGCCGACGAACCCACCACCGCGTTGGACGTGACCATCCAGCGGGTCATCCTGCAGAGCCTGGGCGACCTGCGCGACCAGTTCGGCGTCACACTGGTGGTGATCTCCCACGACATGGGTGTGCACGCACAGCTCGTGGACCGGGTGGCGGTGATGTACGAGGGACGCGTGGTCGAGGTGGGTGACGTACGCCAGGTCTTCAAACAACCCCGGCATCCCTACACCCGCAGCCTGATCGAGTCGATCCCCCGGATCGGGGACGCGCCCTGGCAGCACCAGCAGCGGAAGGGGAGTGAGGTGCGGTGA
- a CDS encoding NAD(P) transhydrogenase subunit alpha has protein sequence MRIAVLRERRTGERRVALLPEQLPRLLAAGVEVSVESGAGNEAGATDDDYRAVGAQVSEDVLTGADVVVSVQPINLSTARQIGEGVVTVSFLPTAEEVPLVRRLRERRITSFSMDLVPRTARAQPMDALSSQSMVAGYRGAIVAAERLQRFFPLFMTAAGTVRPATVLVLGAGVAGLQAIATARRLGAVVEAYDVRESSAEEVASVGGKFVQLDLPPLAGAGGYAREMTEERATRQRELLAPHVAAADVLITTAAVPGRTAPVLVTTDMVAGMRAGSVVVDLAADQGGNVEGSIPGHEVMVEGVLVWGGSNVPSQLPRPASELYGHNVVNVLLLMLRVGALHLDFGDDILSATCVTHAGEVVHRPTLELLGEVG, from the coding sequence GTGAGGATAGCCGTACTTCGGGAACGCAGGACCGGTGAACGCCGCGTTGCGCTGCTGCCGGAGCAGCTTCCCCGGCTGCTGGCGGCGGGCGTCGAGGTCTCGGTGGAGTCCGGCGCCGGCAACGAGGCGGGCGCCACCGACGACGACTACCGTGCGGTGGGTGCGCAGGTGAGCGAGGACGTGCTCACCGGCGCCGACGTCGTGGTGTCGGTGCAGCCGATCAACCTCAGTACCGCCCGCCAGATCGGCGAGGGTGTGGTGACGGTGTCGTTCCTGCCGACGGCGGAGGAGGTCCCGCTCGTCCGCCGGCTGCGCGAGCGCCGCATCACGTCGTTCTCCATGGACCTCGTGCCGCGCACCGCCCGGGCGCAGCCGATGGACGCGTTGTCGTCGCAGTCGATGGTCGCGGGCTACCGCGGTGCGATCGTGGCGGCCGAACGTCTGCAGCGCTTCTTCCCGTTGTTCATGACGGCTGCCGGTACGGTGCGGCCGGCGACGGTGCTGGTGCTCGGCGCCGGGGTCGCCGGGCTGCAGGCGATCGCCACCGCGCGCCGGCTCGGTGCGGTGGTGGAGGCCTACGACGTACGCGAGAGTTCGGCGGAGGAGGTGGCGAGCGTCGGCGGGAAGTTCGTGCAACTCGACCTGCCGCCACTCGCCGGGGCCGGGGGCTACGCGCGGGAGATGACCGAGGAACGCGCCACCCGGCAGCGGGAGCTGCTCGCCCCGCACGTCGCGGCCGCCGACGTGCTGATCACCACCGCGGCAGTGCCCGGCCGGACCGCGCCGGTGCTCGTCACCACCGACATGGTCGCCGGAATGCGCGCAGGGTCGGTGGTGGTCGACCTGGCCGCCGACCAGGGCGGGAACGTCGAGGGCAGCATCCCCGGGCACGAGGTGATGGTCGAGGGCGTGCTGGTCTGGGGTGGTTCGAACGTGCCCAGTCAGCTGCCGCGACCGGCCAGCGAACTCTACGGACACAACGTGGTCAACGTGCTGTTGCTGATGCTGCGTGTCGGCGCTCTGCATCTGGACTTCGGTGATGACATCCTGTCCGCCACCTGCGTGACCCACGCGGGTGAGGTGGTCCACCGACCGACGCTCGAACTCCTCGGGGAGGTGGGGTAG
- a CDS encoding dienelactone hydrolase family protein: MCFAADALPPEPPGGAEPVTGSSITLTAADGATFGAYEADAPASSGAGVVVMPDVRGLFGFYENLAERFAGVGIDAIAIDYFGRTAEQPPHARGDDFDFRSHVARTTPESVAADVGAAVDRLRTRGRVTSVFTVGFCFGGSYSFLAASRTDLAGVVGFYGGMRQRVEGGPTPISEAAQYKAPVLGLFGGADESIPPEKVEEFRAALESAGVEHTLHTYPGAPHSFFDRSFDDYAAECADAWTRVREFIATRSGPRPA; the protein is encoded by the coding sequence ATGTGCTTCGCCGCGGACGCCCTGCCCCCCGAACCGCCCGGCGGTGCCGAGCCGGTCACCGGCTCCAGCATCACGCTGACCGCCGCCGACGGCGCCACGTTCGGCGCGTACGAGGCGGACGCACCCGCGTCCAGTGGGGCCGGTGTGGTGGTGATGCCGGACGTGCGCGGTCTGTTCGGGTTCTACGAGAACCTCGCCGAACGCTTCGCAGGCGTGGGCATCGACGCAATTGCCATCGACTACTTCGGTCGTACGGCCGAACAGCCGCCGCACGCGCGCGGTGACGACTTCGACTTCCGCTCCCACGTCGCCCGTACGACACCGGAATCGGTCGCGGCCGACGTCGGCGCCGCGGTCGACCGGCTGCGGACCCGTGGCCGGGTGACCTCCGTCTTCACCGTCGGCTTCTGCTTCGGCGGGTCGTACTCCTTCCTCGCCGCGTCGCGCACCGACCTCGCCGGCGTGGTCGGCTTCTACGGCGGCATGCGCCAGCGGGTCGAGGGCGGGCCGACGCCGATCAGCGAGGCCGCGCAGTACAAGGCTCCGGTGCTCGGCCTGTTCGGCGGAGCGGACGAGAGCATCCCGCCGGAGAAGGTCGAGGAGTTCCGGGCCGCGCTGGAGTCCGCCGGGGTGGAGCACACGCTGCACACCTATCCGGGCGCGCCGCACAGCTTCTTCGACCGCAGCTTCGACGACTACGCGGCCGAGTGCGCCGACGCGTGGACCAGGGTGCGGGAGTTCATCGCCACCCGCTCCGGCCCCCGGCCCGCCTGA
- a CDS encoding NAD(P) transhydrogenase subunit alpha — protein MTEGVALLTVFVLSAFTGYEVISKVSTTLHTPLMSGANAIHGIILIGAILVTGRARDTVELWVGLVAVFLATLNLVGGFVVTDRMLEMFRARTPARTPARTPRRHG, from the coding sequence GTGACCGAGGGAGTCGCTCTGCTGACCGTCTTCGTGCTCAGCGCGTTCACTGGGTACGAGGTCATCTCGAAGGTTTCCACGACGTTGCACACGCCGTTGATGTCGGGTGCGAACGCGATCCACGGCATCATCCTGATCGGGGCGATCCTGGTGACCGGCCGGGCCCGCGACACCGTGGAGCTGTGGGTCGGACTGGTGGCGGTGTTCCTCGCGACCCTGAACCTCGTGGGCGGTTTCGTGGTGACCGACCGGATGCTGGAGATGTTCCGTGCCCGGACTCCTGCCCGGACTCCTGCCCGGACCCCCAGGCGCCATGGCTGA
- a CDS encoding glycoside hydrolase family 2 TIM barrel-domain containing protein translates to MAANDPTGRPDAHTTTGDQPTGANATGANATGANATGANATGANATGAGPATGADALGALRVWETPEFTGANRLPGRATLLPYPTAEQARAQTGARVLSLDGDWALRVVDRPEDTPADFPAADLDVSGWDTVAVPGNWTMQGHGRPQYTNVQMPFAPNRPPYVPAANPTGLYRTTFDLPEGWDGSRVVLHVGGAISVSSIWVNGVPVGIGKDSRLPSEYDVTAALRPGANSLAVQVIQWSDASYVEDQDQWWQAGIHRSVYLYATEATYLADVAVTAGYDHTTGAGTLTVKAEVGQLPGPGWKVTATLDAPDGGPALAQPLTGEPAARAGDLPGLGVVTLAADLPSVSPWSAEVPTLYTVLVSLVDPDGNEVEATRVRTGFRTVEIRDRELLVNGRPVYIRGVNRHEHHEKFGSAVPKETVEQDVRVLKAFNVNAVRTSHYPPDPYFLELADIHGFYVVDEANIEAHANYTTICDDPRYQAAFVDRVSRMVLRDRNHPSVIAWSLGNESGYGPNHDAAAGWVRRVDPTRVVHYEGAIAPDWSAGHPSSDLVCPMYPSIDRIVEWAKTTTDHRPLIMCEYAHAMGNSCGNLADYWAAIEGYHGLQGGFIWEMLDHGIAKSPDDPRPGFSSGDQPGYWAYGGDFGDTPHDGNFVCDGLFWPDRTPHPAMWEAKRLFQPFDATLVGDDRLRVRNKYDFRDLSHLRISWEVTVDGTVVESGTLPGLSTAPGAEEEVAVPWTRPDLGPGQEAYGTLRFHADDVPLAGPDHEVGWVQLPIGTGPAASAPGETAAAAGSGLAVEESGDGWTVRGDRVEVVVRRADGALTEWRVDGVDLLESGPVVNTWRAPTDNDGIRLDENPWQRGHQAYFRWLDAGLDHLVTNTESVRVESGKDGGVVVSRVERLTPDGGKEAEDNGLVHEARWEIGADGSLTASHHIEVGAGLPDLPRMGVLATVPAGFEQVEWFGRGPHESYVDRKAGAAVGRWSGTVDEQYVPYILPQEHGNKTDVRWLSLRRADGAGLLVSAPTPVEAGVSHYSARTLGTARHTADLVRDDVTYLTVDVRQRGLGGASCGPDALEVYHVPSGTSYDLAYRLVPLRADDDAAQVHRAV, encoded by the coding sequence ATGGCTGCGAACGATCCGACCGGGCGGCCCGACGCCCACACCACCACCGGCGACCAACCGACCGGCGCCAATGCGACCGGCGCCAATGCGACCGGCGCCAATGCGACCGGCGCCAATGCGACCGGCGCCAATGCGACCGGCGCCGGCCCGGCAACGGGCGCCGACGCGCTCGGCGCGCTCCGGGTGTGGGAGACGCCGGAGTTCACCGGCGCGAACCGGCTGCCCGGCCGCGCGACCCTGCTCCCCTACCCGACCGCGGAGCAGGCCCGCGCCCAGACCGGCGCCCGGGTGCTGTCGCTGGACGGCGACTGGGCACTCAGGGTCGTCGACCGCCCCGAGGACACCCCGGCCGACTTCCCCGCCGCTGACCTGGACGTCTCCGGGTGGGACACGGTGGCGGTGCCTGGCAACTGGACGATGCAGGGCCACGGCCGCCCGCAGTACACCAACGTCCAGATGCCGTTCGCGCCCAACCGGCCACCGTACGTACCCGCGGCCAACCCGACCGGGCTCTACCGGACGACGTTCGACCTGCCCGAGGGTTGGGACGGCTCCCGCGTCGTCCTGCACGTCGGCGGCGCGATCTCGGTGTCCTCGATCTGGGTGAACGGCGTCCCGGTGGGCATCGGCAAGGACTCCCGGCTGCCCAGCGAGTACGACGTGACGGCGGCACTGCGCCCCGGCGCCAACTCCCTCGCCGTGCAGGTCATCCAGTGGTCGGACGCGAGCTACGTCGAGGACCAGGACCAGTGGTGGCAGGCCGGCATCCACCGGTCGGTCTACCTCTACGCGACCGAGGCGACCTACCTGGCCGACGTGGCGGTCACCGCCGGCTACGACCACACCACAGGCGCGGGAACCCTCACGGTCAAGGCCGAGGTGGGCCAGCTGCCCGGCCCCGGCTGGAAGGTCACCGCGACCCTCGACGCCCCCGACGGCGGGCCGGCCCTCGCGCAGCCGCTGACCGGCGAACCCGCCGCGCGCGCCGGTGACCTGCCCGGCCTCGGCGTGGTCACCCTCGCCGCGGATCTGCCCTCGGTCTCACCCTGGTCGGCGGAGGTCCCCACGCTCTACACCGTCCTGGTGAGCCTGGTCGACCCCGACGGCAACGAGGTCGAGGCCACCCGGGTCCGCACCGGTTTCCGTACGGTCGAGATCCGCGACCGTGAGCTCCTCGTCAACGGCCGCCCGGTCTACATCCGCGGCGTCAACCGGCACGAGCACCACGAGAAGTTCGGCAGCGCGGTGCCGAAGGAGACGGTGGAGCAGGACGTCCGGGTGCTGAAGGCGTTCAACGTCAACGCGGTCCGCACGTCGCACTACCCGCCGGACCCGTACTTCCTGGAGCTCGCCGACATCCACGGCTTCTACGTCGTCGACGAGGCGAACATCGAGGCGCACGCCAACTACACCACCATCTGCGACGACCCGCGCTACCAGGCGGCGTTCGTCGACCGGGTGAGCCGGATGGTGCTGCGCGACCGCAACCACCCGAGCGTGATCGCCTGGTCCCTCGGCAACGAGTCCGGTTACGGCCCGAACCACGACGCGGCCGCCGGCTGGGTTCGCCGGGTGGACCCGACCCGGGTGGTGCACTACGAGGGCGCGATCGCGCCGGACTGGTCGGCAGGCCACCCCTCCTCGGACCTTGTCTGCCCGATGTACCCGTCGATCGACCGGATCGTCGAGTGGGCGAAGACCACCACCGACCACCGGCCGCTGATCATGTGCGAGTACGCGCACGCGATGGGCAACAGCTGCGGGAATCTGGCCGACTACTGGGCGGCGATCGAGGGTTACCACGGCCTGCAGGGCGGGTTCATCTGGGAGATGCTCGACCACGGCATCGCGAAGAGCCCCGACGACCCGCGGCCCGGCTTCTCCTCCGGTGACCAGCCGGGGTACTGGGCGTACGGCGGCGACTTCGGCGACACCCCGCACGACGGCAACTTCGTCTGCGACGGGCTGTTCTGGCCCGACCGGACGCCGCACCCGGCGATGTGGGAGGCCAAGCGGCTGTTCCAGCCGTTCGACGCGACACTGGTCGGGGACGACCGGCTGCGCGTGCGCAACAAGTACGACTTCCGCGACCTGTCCCACCTGCGGATCTCCTGGGAGGTCACCGTGGACGGCACGGTGGTGGAGTCCGGCACGCTGCCGGGGCTGTCCACCGCGCCGGGCGCGGAGGAGGAGGTCGCCGTGCCGTGGACGCGGCCGGACCTCGGCCCGGGTCAGGAGGCGTACGGCACGCTGCGGTTCCACGCCGACGACGTGCCGCTGGCCGGCCCCGACCACGAGGTGGGCTGGGTCCAGCTGCCGATCGGCACCGGTCCGGCGGCCTCGGCACCAGGCGAGACGGCAGCCGCTGCCGGGTCCGGCCTGGCGGTCGAGGAGTCCGGGGACGGCTGGACCGTTCGCGGTGACCGGGTGGAGGTCGTCGTACGCCGGGCCGACGGCGCGCTCACCGAGTGGCGGGTGGACGGCGTGGACCTGCTGGAGTCCGGCCCGGTGGTCAACACCTGGCGGGCGCCGACCGACAACGACGGCATCCGGCTGGACGAGAACCCCTGGCAGCGCGGCCACCAGGCGTACTTCCGCTGGCTGGACGCCGGCCTGGACCACCTGGTCACGAACACCGAGTCCGTCCGGGTGGAGTCCGGCAAGGACGGCGGCGTCGTGGTCAGCCGGGTCGAGCGGCTCACCCCCGACGGCGGCAAGGAGGCCGAGGACAACGGCCTCGTGCACGAGGCCCGGTGGGAGATCGGCGCAGACGGCAGCCTGACCGCGAGCCACCACATCGAGGTCGGCGCGGGCCTGCCCGACCTGCCGCGCATGGGCGTGCTCGCCACCGTGCCGGCGGGCTTCGAGCAGGTGGAGTGGTTCGGCCGCGGGCCGCACGAGAGCTACGTCGACCGCAAGGCCGGCGCGGCGGTGGGCCGCTGGTCGGGGACGGTGGACGAGCAGTACGTGCCGTACATCCTGCCGCAGGAGCACGGCAACAAGACCGACGTGCGCTGGCTCTCCCTGCGCCGGGCCGACGGCGCCGGGTTGCTCGTGAGCGCGCCGACGCCGGTGGAGGCCGGGGTGTCGCACTACTCCGCGCGGACGCTCGGCACGGCGCGGCACACCGCCGATCTGGTACGCGACGACGTCACCTACCTCACCGTCGACGTACGCCAGCGCGGGCTGGGCGGCGCGAGCTGCGGGCCGGACGCGCTGGAGGTCTACCACGTGCCGTCGGGTACGTCGTACGACCTGGCCTACCGGCTGGTCCCGCTGCGCGCGGACGACGACGCGGCGCAGGTGCACCGGGCGGTCTGA
- a CDS encoding ABC transporter ATP-binding protein, which produces MSQAQDTRGRDGRGKDIELRQVVQRFHARGSATGFLTAVHETSFALRSDPPQIVSLVGQSGSGKSTIARIILGLQAPSSGSVTYGGKDISKLSRAEYDDYRRNVQPVFQDPYAIFNPVYRVDRVLRSAIRKFGLARSKEQAGELMEESLRAVKLDPGQVLGRYPHQLSGGQRQRVMLARVHMLRPAFIIADEPVSMLDAQVRKLFLDILVDFQRDYGMTTLFITHDLSTVYYVGGDVMVITRGRVVEQGPVAEVMHTPKHPYTQLLLASVPQPDPDARWTDRIDVDQAEREEAAPELPPGDEALEARVP; this is translated from the coding sequence GTGAGCCAGGCGCAGGACACCCGGGGCAGGGACGGGCGGGGCAAGGACATCGAGCTGCGACAGGTGGTGCAGCGGTTCCACGCTCGGGGCTCGGCGACCGGCTTCCTCACGGCCGTACACGAGACGTCGTTCGCGTTGCGCTCCGACCCGCCGCAGATCGTCAGCCTGGTGGGGCAGAGCGGAAGTGGCAAGAGCACCATCGCCCGGATCATTCTCGGGCTGCAGGCACCCAGCTCGGGCTCGGTGACCTACGGCGGCAAGGACATCTCGAAGTTGTCGCGCGCCGAGTACGACGACTACCGGCGCAACGTGCAGCCGGTCTTCCAGGATCCGTACGCGATCTTCAACCCCGTCTACCGGGTGGACCGGGTGCTGCGCAGCGCGATCAGGAAGTTCGGGCTGGCCCGGTCGAAGGAGCAGGCCGGCGAGCTGATGGAGGAGTCGCTGCGGGCGGTGAAGCTCGACCCCGGCCAGGTGCTCGGCCGCTACCCGCACCAGCTGTCCGGAGGGCAGCGCCAGCGGGTCATGCTGGCCCGGGTGCACATGCTGCGGCCGGCGTTCATCATCGCCGACGAGCCCGTGTCCATGCTGGACGCGCAGGTGCGCAAACTGTTCCTGGACATCCTGGTCGACTTCCAGCGCGACTACGGCATGACGACGTTGTTCATCACCCACGACCTGTCCACCGTCTACTACGTCGGCGGCGACGTCATGGTGATCACGAGGGGCCGGGTGGTCGAGCAGGGCCCGGTGGCGGAGGTCATGCACACGCCGAAGCATCCGTACACCCAGCTGCTGCTGGCATCGGTCCCACAACCGGATCCCGACGCCCGCTGGACCGACCGGATCGACGTGGACCAGGCCGAACGCGAGGAGGCCGCTCCGGAGCTTCCACCCGGCGACGAGGCGCTCGAGGCGCGGGTGCCCTGA
- the fxlM gene encoding methyltransferase, FxLD system: MTVKPDLRALRDALVADLRARDVLHDAAVADALATVPRHLFLPGVPPAEAYVDEAVVTRRDAEGTATSSSSQPAIMAIMLEQLDVRPGHRVLEIGAGTGYNAALLAHLVGPAGSVTTIDLQPDVADAALAALAAAGYGQVRVVCGDGALGVPDGAPYDRMIVTAGAWDLPPAWFEQLAVDGRLVVPFDLRGVMRSIAFERLGPDGSAGGPAGPRWRSRSAHTCGFMPLRGLAAGPGRRLRIGEGDAGVSLSVDGEREIDADRLAAALTAPPVEFATGLDLTTPQLVDGLFCWLALTEPDSCGLHAGAEAVERGPVEFPVVYGGPSGPSAAIGSGLVAGASAALLARPRTEDRSAVAPLVVRGYGVDGSALATRLVAAARAWHDAGRPGSADMRVEVLPLPEGAGDGADDTGAYDGRYVVDKRYVRVLVSWPRTAASSRCR, from the coding sequence GTGACTGTCAAGCCGGACTTGCGCGCGCTGCGGGACGCGCTCGTCGCCGACCTGCGGGCGCGCGACGTGCTGCACGACGCAGCGGTGGCGGACGCGCTGGCGACGGTGCCGCGGCACCTCTTCCTGCCCGGCGTACCACCCGCCGAGGCGTACGTCGACGAGGCGGTGGTCACCCGCCGGGACGCCGAGGGTACGGCGACGAGTTCGTCCTCGCAACCGGCGATCATGGCGATCATGCTGGAGCAGCTGGACGTGCGGCCCGGCCACCGGGTGCTGGAGATCGGCGCCGGCACCGGCTACAACGCCGCCCTGCTCGCGCACCTCGTCGGCCCGGCCGGCAGTGTCACGACGATCGACCTGCAGCCCGACGTGGCTGATGCGGCCCTGGCCGCCCTGGCGGCGGCGGGATACGGGCAGGTGCGCGTGGTGTGCGGCGACGGTGCGCTGGGCGTGCCCGACGGTGCGCCGTACGACCGGATGATCGTCACCGCCGGCGCATGGGATCTGCCACCGGCGTGGTTCGAGCAACTCGCGGTTGACGGCCGGCTGGTGGTGCCGTTCGACCTGCGTGGCGTGATGCGGTCGATCGCGTTCGAGCGGCTCGGTCCGGACGGCTCGGCCGGCGGACCCGCCGGACCGCGGTGGCGCAGCCGGTCGGCGCACACCTGCGGCTTCATGCCGCTGCGCGGCCTGGCCGCCGGGCCGGGGCGGCGGCTCCGGATCGGGGAGGGCGACGCCGGCGTCTCGTTGTCGGTCGACGGCGAGCGGGAGATCGACGCCGACCGGCTGGCCGCGGCGCTGACCGCACCACCGGTCGAGTTCGCGACCGGACTGGACCTGACCACACCACAACTCGTGGACGGCCTCTTCTGCTGGCTCGCGCTCACCGAGCCGGACAGCTGCGGATTGCACGCCGGCGCCGAAGCGGTCGAACGCGGGCCCGTGGAGTTCCCGGTCGTCTACGGCGGTCCGTCCGGTCCGTCGGCCGCGATCGGCTCCGGGCTCGTGGCCGGCGCAAGTGCCGCGCTGCTGGCGAGGCCGCGTACCGAGGACCGGTCGGCGGTGGCGCCGCTGGTGGTCCGGGGTTACGGCGTCGACGGGTCCGCTCTGGCCACCCGGCTGGTGGCCGCCGCCCGGGCGTGGCACGACGCCGGCCGCCCCGGCAGTGCGGACATGCGGGTGGAGGTTCTGCCGCTCCCCGAAGGCGCGGGCGACGGCGCCGACGACACCGGTGCGTACGACGGAAGGTACGTCGTCGACAAACGGTACGTGCGGGTGCTGGTGTCCTGGCCCAGGACAGCGGCGTCCAGCCGGTGTCGTTAG